CCCGGATAATCTATCTCCACTTGTTTCAACCACAACAAATGGCTCATACTTCCTTACCTGTAAAAAACATTGTGAAATGTTACTAAACAGGCTGCTTTTATAACACACTGAGAACTCCGAGTCCCACCACAAagctgaaaaaaaaaagtttgcaTTGATGTAGCTATTATGATAGTAAAAGTGTTCAAGGATATTGAAAAGCAGATAAACCTCATAATTTGCGGTTCTTCTGAGTATTAGATATTTGGGCGTTTCTAAGTCAGGAGTCTTGTATATCCTCAACTGCAAAAAATTACAACCTACACATAAGAAGTGATGATAAAATACATTGGGAATAACATTTCATTTATAGATATAAGAACATGTACCTGCTTAAACACTTCCCATAAACCTTCAAGAGAAAAGTAGTCATTGTTCTTTATAGAATCCCAAAAGTCCTGCAAATTCGTTACAAATACATCTCATTTCTGCATCATACAAACTCTTAACCTTCTTTCTAATGTTGTGAGGGAAACAGATTACCAAGTGGCTGCAAAACTTCCCATTCTCTGGATTAATGCCCATCACTGATGTTCCTGTGAAAACCAACTCTGGTTTCCATGGAAGCGGCATGAACTTCATAACCATAGTCCATCTAGTGGTTATCTCATAAGGTCCTGTCTATATAAACGGCACATTAATCAAAAGAGCTAGAATGAGACAgttctaatttattttacatttttttggtATACAATTGATTCACTCTAGAAGATCATATGGTAAATTCAAATTGAACTATTGTAAAATCATGTTGCTTGCAGCATGATTAATGTCAAATAATCAGTCCACCCAAATAACTCAAACTATTACGTGAGAATCCAGTTATAATGTATTATTATCTCTATACACTCTAGCACGCGAATATCCATAGGTTGAAGCGTGAACAAATACAAGCTTACTTTATCTTATGCATTTAATTAGTCAAATGAGATTATTACGGATCAAACTCTACACCTTTTGATTACAGAGGCTCTGATTTCATGTGAAATAATCAATTTACCCAAAAGTTTAAACTCTTAGGTGAGGCTCCAACtatgatttcattttttttttgtgatgaGTACTTATTCTCCCGAACAGTAGCCCAGGATCACCGTCAAATCTCGGGATGTGGACCGCCtgcaagcccacatacctggCATTTCCGGACTATACTGGCGAGCAGAGCAGCCCACTCTCAATCACTCCATTTATGATTCCATAATTATCTTGAACAATTTCATTAATTTCTTCAAAATGCTGTcaaattatcttatttgtcagtTGAAAGGACTGAACTTCGTAGCAACTAGATGTTTTCGAAGATGAAATTTGATAAATTCTTGCATTTTCAGACTTTTAGGACAAACCAAGTGAACAAGGTAACAAAAGCCAAACAAAGAAATATAAACCAACTAACTACCAAGCACTAACTAGATTCAGTAAACCAGAAAGAATCAAAGACAAAAACTAACCTGCTTAACCCAGTGCAAGAAAAACTCAGGTCTGAAGACAACTTTCAGAAGAGCAATATTCAAGAGGTACCCACTTATGCTATCATGCTTAGTAATTGGATCCCTGAACTTAACACGATCATCATACGCCGTTCGATCAATACCCTGATCATCAAACAGATGAGGAAGATCATCATACAAGAAATTCACCAATTTTTTAACATCAACTGTAGTTGATTGTTGTGATGCAGGTGGGTTCTGCTCCACTGGACTAAGCCGGAGAATCCATTTGGAGTTCTGATTAGTTCTAAATGATAATTTGGAGGGGGTGTTGAATTTGGTGGTCAGTCGCCGGGAGGAGACGGTGGGAATTGGGTGGTGTAGGTGCAAGATTTGGTGGGAAAGTTGAGTGGCGGTCATTTCGTTTGGAGAATATGACGTGGCATTGCTGTGGGCTTTTTATGTGTGTTATTTAAGCACAGAAATGGTTGGTTGtgatttattctaaaaaaaaagccCAATTAATAGAAACTAAGAGAAAAccacattaaataattttgagagatttacgtatttatctaaaaaaataaaaatattcgcactttttaatttaacacggaaaagttataaaaaattcttcatatttttttccatatttatgtttttactttcggtattaaaataattatgattttacttCGTTATCATAAGAGTATCAGtgatattatcatctcggtatcataattttttgtaaaaaatatttttcatacgTTATCATACTATCATCattaattttgtcataatattagcataacctatttttataaaaattatcataacattatcataatatactttatcattttaatatcataacgtattttatcataaacttatcatactattatcatactattatcataaccatataatgttatgatactgatatgataacattatgatacATATATGCTAATGTTAATGATACCGATATTGATAATCAAgcattttttgacaaaaaattgttttactttGCAGTGTTATGAAATCGATATGATAATGTCATAGTGATAtcaatatgataatcagacgctgttttctgcagaaaatcgttttttctgcagaaaatcgttttttctgcagaaaatcgtttttcctgcataaattgttttttctatagaaaattatttttttagtcaTAAAATCGTcttttatgtaaatttttagatctgaaattgaaaaaattaaacagcaattattatagttttgaaaattaaaataaatcataatgatcaccaaaatttaaaaaaaaatcgctaaaattaaatatgaaagaatAACGGATCAACGGCGGCGTGATGGCAGATCGACAACGGTGTGATTTAGAAACGACGGCGGATCGATGAAGGAACAACGGCGgatcgataaaaaaaaaattaagaaatgaagaagaaaaaaaatggagaaggagaagaagaaagaagagaaagagagagagtacaaaaagagaaaacagagagaaaaaaaaagaagagaaatacCTATTAGAGTAATGTTTAgaataaaagataataaaaaataaaaggtattattataataaaaacataccttagagtaaaaaggtaaaagtgctaaaaatgtggggtattttttctatttttttatcgagttaaaaattactattatattaaaaaatatagtggtttttcttaattttttcaataattttttacataCGTGGTTTCGAATTACATGCTACGCACATGACTCGTAAATTGACTCGttaataaattagtaaaaatttGTGAATTGGGCCTTTATATGTGAcccaataaatttaataaaaatttggtGCAATTTCTCTTGACTCTTTACATGtggaaaattatttttgaaagtacagagattaagtaaaaaaattaaaatgttaaaagacgaagtaaaaaaatgaaaaatatagggACCTTTACGATATGTTATGCCTATTGAAAACTTGAAAGAAGATATGTAAAGGGTCAAGAGAAGTCGCACACAACTGCATAAGTGTCATAGTGTCACGATGCTATCCGAGAGTGTTGACATAATTTGTACACTGAAAAAATATatcatcatttaaaaaaaaaaaatggtatcTCATGAGATGCTTCACATGTCACTGTTGAGATAGAAATTGTATCGCATCAAATTCTGTTAATCAATTtagaaacaaaaaagaaatcgAATAAGATCATTATGACATAGTACAAATATTGATGCATGTTCAACATGAACACACGTATAGACATTTCCATGTAATAATTGTCGTGTGTTCATCACATTCCTTAAACCTCTCGCCACACATCCTCACGAGAAACTTAATGTTCTTCACATTTTTCCCTCTTTAAATACCCTTTTCCAGTACTGACTTAAAGCTCATCAGCTGTCACTTAGTGCAACAATATATCTACAACATGATCCATGCAATGTTTGTAGTTAGTGCACGTAATGATATACTTCTTTTTCGGTGTGTTCCCGATTTCTCAAAGGTTGATGGTGGCTACTACGCTTCACCAGCAGCATCAATGGAAGGCGATGGTGATGACGACGATGATGATGGAGATTATGATTATGCTCCTGCTGCTTGAAAAAAAATATGGCTCTTTAATATTTTTCCAAAATCCTAGCTAGTTTTGAGCGGTCCTCAAACCCTGATTAATGAAGTACTAGattgtaaataaataaaggttTCTTGCACCCCTTTAAATGTGTATTAAGTATAAAAAgtgcttaaatttataattttacaaaaacaagaaaaatgtaCTCACATCTTATCAATTTTGGATTACTTTAGCATGTCAGTTCTGAGTTGGTAAAGCACTTTCACCTTTCAGATTGCGAGTTTGATCCGTATTTATATTTACGTATatatcgtttaaaatttggagacAAATTATACTTAACTTAAGAGATCTACACTACTCGAATAGGGATTAGTTTGTatgtaaaaaagttaaaaatactgttttataattaaaactcgTTCGAAAACCTCATTATGTaaccaaaaaaataatctaATTAGGTTAGCATACGCTCACTATGAGGAGGACGGATATACCACATCTCTCTctttatatatgaaatattctaggtgatattaattttaattttatcatcttgaatatttttaatacaaacTATACCTGCATGTTTAATTTAACTTAATGTCTATGTCAATTCATTCGATTTAAATTAGCCAAATAGATCTAAACTATGTTATTAATCTAAAATTGAttatgtaatatttaattagtaataaataaaaattaaaacacacatcataaaaaaatagagaagtCCTAACTCGAAACCATTTAAGGATTGAACTGTCAAATTcgactaaaaaatataaaatataaaataaattttaaattttaataattaattttaattaaaactataatCTTGAATAATTAATTACAACCATTATTTACGTTTTGATATTAACTAAATCATAATATTgctaaatttacaaaaattctaattaaatattacaaatGAGTTATACCTCAAATGGTAAAATGCTGGACAATATTCTGTTAGGCTGTGGGTTCAAtttctcccacaaacgctccccACTCTccaataaaacatataaaagttctaattaaatattaacttgtCTACTCTAAACAACAATCCTAGTTAATTGATGTAATTAATGATGAATATGCATAAgaatatgtttttattattacataCTCCCTAATTTGTCCCATAAAACTAGAAAAAATAAGcacataaaaatagaaaaagtaatcatatttattgttaatttagaataaaattatcaaactacTCTCATAATTGTATTGTATGAGCATTAAATGTAGTAGCTTCATAACTCTTATAAACTTTAAAAGTTATTatagaaatattttaataaatccaCCATATTACTGAGctttttaattcttataaaattactattctttttatttttatgggcCGGAAAGAGTATAATACATATTTATTGTTTACAATAACAACATGGAAAGCATtacaacaaatttaaaatagaaaaaaaataagaaatcaaattGCAGAGCTGATCTACTACAGGCTTGCGACACCAGAGAACAACAAAAAGGGTTGACAACAATGACGGAAGGAGGGGGTGGCATGGGATGGCCATGGCCTCctccaacttttttaaaatataaaatttaataccttaagtttttaaattttaccatttggcctttctaattttaaaaattatcctTTTGCGTAATATGTAAtacatattatataatatacatCCTTCAAAGTTAAAATCCTGACTCCATCACTAGTTGACAGTACCCCGGCATTAGAACTTGGACATTAGAGACGCCATAGATGATGGCGACACTGTCGTTGATTAATTGCGCCATCAACTATTGACGGCCCAACCACCAACGACATATTGATTGTACAACAGTCGTTTGATAGTTCAAGATACGAAAACATCAGCAAAGAAAAGGCAGAAAACGTAAAATCTTTTGAAAAGAGCAAAAAACGGTGGATTTGAGTTACTGTAAcgccaaaaattaaaattatttttaaagaaaaccAAAACACATTTTTTCATAGAATTTCACAcatttataagttataataatttaaaaagaaacaaaaaaacacGTGGGTAAATTAAAGGcttaattgtataaaaaaatcattaactttagtatattttgcaatttaaatttggatttttaattttaacgaTGTCAGAAACCAACTCTTATATTTTTGCAGTTTTAAACACCGAACAATGTTTTTTTCAGTGTTCACATCAATATTTCTTGATAAAAAATTGGTGATTATTGTATGACAATAAGTTAAAGCTATAAATGTCTCATTTTCTTTAGTTTCGATTATTCAAGTTTATATTATGTGCTGATTATTGTATGACAATGGTTCGGCCTGATTGCAATATATAACTTTTTTGTAACAACAAAAAAAGAGATGTCATTTTTATCGAATAATATCATATAATGATAGAAATATTAACTCATGATCTACATTAGCACACATATAGCAATTTCCATGTAAGCAATGTCGCCACACATCCTCAAACCTCTCGCCACACATCCTCACGAGAAACTGCATGCTAAGCTCTGCCCTTCACGTCTTCCTCTTTATATAGCCTTTTCTTTGTTGTTTCCTTAATTGTCTCAACATCCTTCACTCTCTTAAAAAGTTCAATAGTTGTCACTTAGTGCTACAATATATCAATACTCAAAAACAAAGAACATGATTCACATGGTGTCTATTGTTAATGCCCATGGATGTAAGAGCACCCATCAGAATCGTAATGATTTAGTACTGATCCAACAGCATGGTGGTTACTATGCTTCAGAATCCATGGAAGGCGACGGTGATGACGACGACGATGGAGATTATGATTATGCTCCTGCTGCTTCAAACAATATCGTTAATTCAGATTTTTCCGAAACCCTAATTTGTGAAGCTCGTGATCCAGACTAGATAGCGAGCTTAGTTTAGTAATTTAAAGttagatagatatatatatatgcactGCCAACTTTCCCTTTTTCTTATTTATGAGATTCCAATAATAAAGCCGCTACCTACATGTACTCGATATATAATATTTTGCATTCCCTCGTCAATAATAATTAtgatttatgataaatatttcaattttcattttaaatttaaatttatttttataatcaataatttaatttttaattcttttatatcAGTTTAAATATAGTTACatgaacataaaataaaaattatgtgtttaaaaaaaataaaatctaaattagaaattaaatatatttattacataaataataaaattaatgaataaagttattataaatttgaaaaataaattaattattttaattaaaaatttgtatatataaaattatattatcattGTAAAATGGTCTCAActtcaaataaatttaagaagAAAGTACatcattaatatatatttttttaattttttttataaaaatactgcaaaattttaaaaattatatatttaaaaatttaaaaatttagaatttttaaattttattgtaatttttatttataaaaatattaacaccAGAAACACTTGAACACACAAAAAAACACCGCTAGAGTCAGATGACAGGTCGCTTTTATTATATCTAAccaaaataaatgtttcatTTCCGCTCTATCATAGGAATCAACGCTATTTGTATCGTTTCCataaaaaaaaggccaaatgttgtaaaaaggccaaacctttcacaaaagtcctgattttttaattttgtcgattttggccaaaaatttattatttggtttcacaaaagtcctgacctttcaattttgtcgattttggccaaaaatgaattatttgatttcacaaaagttctcCTCTTTTCATTCCAAATTCAAGAATACGACTGATACGATTGATTGGTCTGTGTGCCTCTCTCATTACTTTTTTGTATTCCCCTGTTCTTCGGATACAATTCGATCCTTCTACGGCCAAATCTCAATTTGTGGAAAGCCTTCGATGGCTTCCTTATGAGAACATCCATTTTTATTTAAGTATAGACGGTCTTTCTTTATTCTTCCTAATGTACATATCCAGTTAGGATTTACTAATCCTTTCCTGGGTACGTTCCAGAGGGCCTGAACAGGGCATCCATCTTTCTCATCGTGggtgacctttcaatatttggcatatGCCatataggcgtcacataggcaaattgaaatcaaattgagagttggccacaattgaaaccaaataatttgtttttggccaaaatcgacaaaattaaaaggtcaggactttgtgaaacttttatgaaaggtttggacttttgacgacatttggcctaaaaaaactctatttgtatctttttttaattttcacctttttgctattaaattgaattaatttaactctaacataaatataattttcaagACACATAAAAGTTGTGGTAATTTCTCAAATTATATGTTTCGGCATTctatttacaactttacattgcaagttttgacttttttatttacgaaaaatacctttttttttaatttcacaaaatacctttttcggttttcgaTTTTTTCGGTTAGGTCGACCAAACCGACcgacagtttttttatatagtgtaagattagtgtatatatagtgttaatttttattttttatagatttttttcctgaaattttttattttattttttataatgtaacagtagtgtatatatagtgtttttatggtgtttatatagtgtataagtagtgtataagtagtgtatttatggcattttgtagtgttttttgtggtttataccatgaaacactgcaaatacaacataaacactgcaaatataccataaacactgtaaatgcaccataaatatactaaaaacggcagaaatacactacAAATACACAAAAAATACTCTAAAacgtaaaaatattataaaattactacaaatgcaccataaatcaattttttctttacaaaatcagtagctataaacaaatctataaataagagaagacaaaataaataattatatgaataatagaacaattttataaacaaaaaattataaatctacaataatttatttacaaaatatttaaatcattaaaaaaaacctaaaaaaattacagaaatctaaaaacgagtcgagaaatccatagcgcgaacgtaAGAGACGAACAGACTAGCGCGaatggaaaagacgaacggaaaaacgaccggaaacgacgagtaatccatcggaagtagacgaacggaagcgcgaccggaaagacgaacggaaaagacgaacgaaaaAGTAATCgaaggagataaactgaaaatcaaatgaaaaagaagaagaaaagaaaagagaactttgagagagaagagagagaaaaaaaggcggctatgtaaaattttaatctaaaatgagataagacttctttatatagtgggtattttggtaaataaattGGCGAATTAGGTAGCCTTGGATAAGAGGAAAAGATGGGTTAAAatagtgtaaatattttgcaaaaaacaggtatttggaaaataatcccaTAAAAGTCTATataaaagataatttaaaatacttattcTAATCAATCTAATCAATTTGCATGATTTAGGCTTTattttatactatatttttGATGCCATGATATTATTTTTGATGCCATGATATTTTAATTGTCAATTTGCTTTGTGCTACATACCCATTTTTAAGACAATGATGAACctcattttctaaaataaagtaaaataaaagcaTCCACTCACTAAACTTTCATGTACGGACCACCACCCTCCCCAGGAGTCTCATTCCCTTGACCGAAAACCCTAAATTTTACCAAATCTCTAAGATATACCCCATGAAAGAATATTATTTTGAGCATACACAAGTCTTGATTTACTATATCAATTTGATGCCACATTTACTTATTCCGAATTTCtgacataaaatattaataaacatggcatttaatttattaaataagtaTAACACATTCATATAAATTAGAAATGATTAAACCGACGTGTCTGCTGATATATCAATTGAAGTCGCGATAGGGCGGACCACATATTAAACTTTCATGCCATGCACACACTAGAAGCCCTAAAACACACTCCTCAACGTGGTAGACACAACAAAAAGAATTCAATACCTTTTTCTATCTCTATTTATGCACCACATTCTATAACACAACTCATATCACATATTCTAC
This region of Mercurialis annua linkage group LG1-X, ddMerAnnu1.2, whole genome shotgun sequence genomic DNA includes:
- the LOC126665735 gene encoding uncharacterized protein LOC126665735 isoform X1, whose product is MTATQLSHQILHLHHPIPTVSSRRLTTKFNTPSKLSFRTNQNSKWILRLSPVEQNPPASQQSTTVDVKKLVNFLYDDLPHLFDDQGIDRTAYDDRVKFRDPITKHDSISGYLLNIALLKVVFRPEFFLHWVKQTGPYEITTRWTMVMKFMPLPWKPELVFTGTSVMGINPENGKFCSHLDFWDSIKNNDYFSLEGLWEVFKQLRIYKTPDLETPKYLILRRTANYEVRKYEPFVVVETSGDRLSGSTGFNDVAGYIFGKNSKEEKIAMTTPVFTQANDAELSKVSIQIVLPSEKDLNSLPDPNKENISLRKVEGGIAAVLKFSGKPTEDIVAEKEKSLRASLIEDGLKPKTGCLFARYNDPGRTQSFMMRNEVLIWLEEFSLE
- the LOC126665735 gene encoding uncharacterized protein LOC126665735 isoform X2 produces the protein MTATQLSHQILHLHHPIPTVSSRRLTTKFNTPSKLSFRTNQNSKWILRLSPVEQNPPASQQSTTVDVKKLVNFLYDDLPHLFDDQGIDRTAYDDRVKFRDPITKHDSISGYLLNIALLKVVFRPEFFLHWVKQTGPYEITTRWTMVMKFMPLPWKPELVFTGTSVMGINPENGKFCSHLDFWDSIKNNDYFSLEGLWEVFKQLRIYKTPDLETPKYLILRRTANYEVRKYEPFVVVETSGDRLSGSTGFNDVAGYIFGKNSKEEKIAMTTPVFTQANDAELSKVSIQIVLPSEKDLNSLPDPNKENISLRKVEGGIAAVLKFSGKPTEDIVAEKEKSLRASLIEDGLKPKTGCLFARYNDPGRTQSFMMTILCRSMFVWNEEE
- the LOC126665735 gene encoding uncharacterized protein LOC126665735 isoform X3 — its product is MTATQLSHQILHLHHPIPTVSSRRLTTKFNTPSKLSFRTNQNSKWILRLSPVEQNPPASQQSTTVDVKKLVNFLYDDLPHLFDDQGIDRTAYDDRVKFRDPITKHDSISGYLLNIALLKVVFRPEFFLHWVKQTGPYEITTRWTMVMKFMPLPWKPELVFTGTSVMGINPENGKFCSHLDFWDSIKNNDYFSLEGLWEVFKQLRIYKTPDLETPKYLILRRTANYEVRKYEPFVVVETSGDRLSGSTGFNDVAGYIFGKNSKEEKIAMTTPVFTQANDAELSKVSIQIVLPSEKDLNSLPDPNKENISLRKVEGGIAAVLKFSGKPTEDIVAEKEKSLRASLIEDGLKPKTGCLFARYNDPGRTQSFMMTT